Proteins from a genomic interval of Sphingopyxis sp. QXT-31:
- a CDS encoding M23 family metallopeptidase — MGVSAPAVHAAENSADAGIVVPDEPDDDSFDAGVPQVGEDSEARAIFQAWKRLDTGLTQSLGVSVPSRVPIQNMSLSSSYGMRVHPITGKVARHNGIDIPAPHGTPIYATADGIVGRAQRLGGYGNYVEIEHGNAIQTRYGHMSSYIVRPGQQVKKGEIVGYVGSTGRSTGNHLHYEVRIEGAPVNPMPFCRQDSMAIAAITGDKAAMGGPE, encoded by the coding sequence ATGGGCGTGAGCGCTCCGGCGGTTCATGCCGCGGAAAACAGCGCCGATGCGGGCATCGTCGTTCCCGACGAACCCGATGACGACAGCTTCGATGCGGGCGTGCCGCAGGTCGGCGAAGACAGCGAAGCGCGCGCGATTTTCCAGGCGTGGAAGCGCCTCGACACCGGGCTGACGCAGAGCCTGGGCGTGTCGGTCCCGTCGCGGGTTCCGATCCAGAACATGTCGCTCTCGTCGTCCTACGGCATGCGCGTCCACCCGATCACCGGCAAGGTCGCGCGCCACAACGGCATCGACATTCCGGCGCCGCACGGCACCCCGATCTACGCCACCGCCGACGGCATCGTGGGCCGCGCCCAGCGCCTCGGCGGTTACGGCAATTATGTCGAAATCGAACATGGCAACGCGATCCAGACGCGCTACGGCCATATGTCGTCCTACATCGTTCGCCCCGGCCAGCAGGTGAAGAAGGGCGAGATCGTCGGTTATGTCGGCTCGACCGGCCGCTCGACCGGCAACCACCTCCATTATGAAGTCCGCATCGAAGGCGCGCCGGTCAACCCGATGCCCTTCTGCCGTCAGGATTCGATGGCGATCGCCGCGATTACCGGCGACAAGGCCGCGATGGGCGGTCCCGAATAA
- a CDS encoding ferritin-like domain-containing protein, producing MTTLGEAARAVLLTADPHAKRRAARGLARAWRQGALEHRCDVAMPDRPAWPAEPELLPPNQMPRRRKGGSDRGRIAMLHALAHIEFVAIDLAVDLVGRFGGEFPRGFVDDWIGVAADEAMHFALIDRRLRQLGSYYGALPAHAGLWEAAEQTSDDALARLAIVPMVLEARGLDVTPAMIERFRGTGDKASAQILERIYADEIRHVSAGTDWFEWACDKRGFAPALTWQSLVKSRFRGQLKPPFNDSARRDAGLTQEYYAVVAS from the coding sequence GTGACGACATTGGGCGAAGCCGCGCGCGCGGTGCTGCTGACCGCCGATCCGCACGCCAAGCGCCGCGCGGCGCGGGGGCTGGCGCGGGCGTGGCGGCAGGGTGCGCTCGAACATCGCTGCGACGTCGCGATGCCCGACCGGCCCGCCTGGCCGGCCGAACCCGAACTGCTGCCGCCGAACCAGATGCCGCGCCGCCGCAAGGGCGGGTCCGACCGCGGGCGGATCGCGATGCTCCACGCGCTCGCGCATATCGAGTTCGTGGCGATCGACCTCGCGGTCGATCTGGTCGGGCGTTTCGGCGGCGAATTTCCGCGCGGTTTCGTTGACGACTGGATCGGCGTCGCGGCCGACGAGGCGATGCATTTTGCGCTGATCGACCGGCGGCTGCGCCAGCTCGGCAGCTATTATGGCGCGCTCCCCGCGCATGCCGGGCTGTGGGAAGCGGCCGAGCAAACGAGCGACGACGCGCTGGCGCGGCTCGCGATCGTGCCGATGGTGCTCGAGGCGCGCGGGCTCGACGTCACGCCGGCAATGATCGAACGGTTTCGCGGCACCGGCGACAAAGCCTCGGCGCAAATCCTGGAACGCATCTACGCCGACGAAATTCGCCATGTGAGCGCGGGCACAGACTGGTTCGAATGGGCGTGCGACAAACGGGGATTCGCCCCGGCGTTAACTTGGCAAAGCCTCGTAAAATCGCGATTTCGGGGTCAATTGAAGCCGCCGTTCAACGACTCGGCGCGCCGCGACGCCGGTTTAACGCAAGAATACTATGCTGTTGTTGCTTCGTAA